One Bacillus solimangrovi genomic window carries:
- the bioD gene encoding dethiobiotin synthase produces the protein MSSYFITGTDTDVGKTIATTLLTLYFKHKDKNVFPYKPIQSGAIEHNGEQTAPDVLCYTQALPSLNSNSAYTYLLNKPYSPHLAAKEEQTTIQIDRIRTHISQLKQNYDHVLVEGAGGVMVPIHEDGYDMRSLMKDLALPVIVVARAGLGTINHTLLSIMALEQANIPIAGILLNELEQDSDQTINDDNYKMIEKLSGKPIIGVIPYMTDIELAFQQTELLEPLFKSFDKHLLEGVTNK, from the coding sequence TTGAGCAGTTATTTCATTACTGGTACAGATACAGATGTTGGCAAGACGATTGCAACCACATTATTAACACTCTATTTCAAACATAAAGATAAAAATGTATTTCCTTATAAACCAATTCAAAGCGGTGCTATCGAACACAATGGTGAACAAACAGCACCTGATGTACTCTGCTACACTCAAGCTTTGCCTTCATTAAATTCTAATTCAGCATATACATATTTACTAAATAAACCTTATTCACCACATTTAGCTGCAAAAGAAGAACAGACTACTATTCAAATTGATAGAATCAGAACACATATTTCACAGCTTAAACAAAATTACGATCACGTTTTAGTTGAAGGTGCTGGTGGTGTTATGGTACCTATTCATGAAGATGGTTATGATATGCGCTCCTTAATGAAGGATCTTGCTTTACCTGTTATAGTCGTAGCACGAGCTGGACTTGGCACAATTAACCATACTTTACTTTCTATAATGGCATTAGAACAAGCTAACATCCCTATTGCTGGCATTCTTCTAAATGAACTTGAACAAGATAGTGACCAAACGATCAATGATGACAATTATAAAATGATTGAGAAATTATCTGGAAAACCTATTATTGGCGTTATCCCATACATGACAGACATCGAATTAGCCTTCCAACAAACAGAATTACTAGAGCCGTTATTTAAGTCTTTCGATAAACATTTACTAGAGGGGGTAACAAATAAATGA
- a CDS encoding biotin transporter BioY, whose amino-acid sequence MKLLKTKEMILCGLFAALMAVGANVSPFFTIGGVPITLQLMFAILAGGILGSRLGAIAMSVYMFIGLAGAPVFAQFKGGPAQLLSPTFGFIVSFIIVAYICGKLIGDKVDVSKGTYVLTGVLSIFFNYIIGTNFMFVALKVWAEAPEGFNYAMAWVWMAAYLPLDIVVTIVSLSIVPRLSKAINRVYSTQEVVN is encoded by the coding sequence ATGAAATTATTAAAGACGAAAGAAATGATTTTGTGTGGACTTTTTGCAGCACTTATGGCAGTGGGGGCTAATGTTTCACCATTTTTTACAATTGGAGGCGTACCTATCACTTTACAGTTAATGTTCGCAATACTAGCTGGAGGTATATTAGGGAGTAGACTTGGTGCAATAGCAATGAGTGTGTACATGTTTATTGGATTAGCTGGAGCCCCTGTCTTTGCTCAGTTTAAAGGAGGTCCAGCTCAACTACTAAGTCCTACATTTGGTTTTATCGTGTCATTTATAATAGTTGCGTACATTTGTGGTAAGTTAATCGGAGATAAAGTAGACGTTTCAAAAGGTACATATGTATTAACAGGGGTATTGAGCATCTTCTTTAATTACATAATTGGTACAAACTTTATGTTTGTTGCTTTGAAAGTTTGGGCTGAAGCCCCTGAAGGGTTTAACTATGCAATGGCTTGGGTGTGGATGGCAGCATATTTACCACTTGATATTGTTGTGACAATTGTATCTTTGTCTATAGTCCCGAGATTAAGTAAAGCTATTAATAGAGTATATTCAACTCAAGAGGTCGTTAATTAA
- a CDS encoding IS3 family transposase (programmed frameshift) produces MSKRSYSVEEKYEILKALDEHYSTYELESKYNVHHTTILDWKHKYDKYGFEGLKESSTQKEYSKELKLAAIREYLSGKYSIREVIRLYEISSTSVLRGWIKKYNNHRDLNDTSKGRSSSMTKGRKTIWEERIQIVMDCLGNGKNYQEAANTYNVSYQQVYQWVKKYEDGGEEALKDKRGHKKEEGSLTQEEKIKLQMKKLERENERLRAENLFLKKFRGDRKEAKISQIRFEVKYVAIQGLHQNEGLSIHMLCEIAGIARSAYYKWLNRTPSPREILNKEIIKEMETLHEKVDGIFGYRQMTLHMNRKFEEKLNHKRIYRLMKVAGLRSVIRVKKKQYKRSTPQHVADNLLNREFTAEKPNEKWVTDVTEFKYGQSKKAYLSAIRDLYDGSIISYVLGHSNNNQLVFKTFDQATVRLNGEYPLIHSDRGFQYTSKGFKRKVDTAKMTQSMSRVGRCIDNGPMESFFGTLKCEKYYLNKYKTFEELSIAIDEYIHFYNHERYQKRLKGLSPIEYRAKAV; encoded by the exons ATGTCCAAAAGATCTTACTCTGTAGAAGAGAAATACGAGATATTAAAGGCATTAGATGAGCATTATTCAACATATGAACTTGAATCAAAATATAACGTGCACCATACAACGATTTTGGACTGGAAACACAAGTATGATAAGTATGGCTTTGAAGGTCTAAAAGAGTCTTCCACTCAGAAAGAGTATTCAAAGGAATTGAAGCTAGCTGCCATTAGAGAATATCTGTCTGGGAAGTATTCGATACGTGAGGTTATTAGATTGTATGAAATATCGAGTACATCTGTCCTTAGAGGATGGATAAAGAAGTATAATAATCATAGAGATTTAAACGACACGTCAAAAGGAAGGTCGAGCTCTATGACTAAGGGAAGAAAAACGATATGGGAAGAACGAATACAAATTGTAATGGATTGCTTGGGCAACGGAAAAAATTATCAAGAAGCAGCTAATACTTATAATGTTTCTTACCAACAAGTCTATCAATGGGTTAAGAAGTATGAAGATGGTGGAGAAGAAGCGCTGAAAGATAAACGTGGTCACAAGAAAGAGGAAGGTAGTCTAACACAAGAAGAAAAAATTAAACTCCAAATGAAAAAGTTAGAAAGAGAAAATGAACGGTTACGTGCGGAGAATTTATTCTTAAAAAAAT TTAGAGGAGATCGAAAGGAGGCGAAAATAAGCCAAATCCGATTTGAAGTTAAATATGTAGCTATTCAAGGGCTTCATCAGAATGAAGGATTAAGCATTCACATGCTTTGTGAAATTGCGGGAATTGCACGATCTGCATACTATAAGTGGCTAAATCGTACTCCTTCACCCCGAGAAATACTGAATAAAGAAATCATCAAAGAGATGGAAACTCTCCATGAAAAAGTGGATGGTATATTTGGTTATCGTCAAATGACCCTTCACATGAATAGAAAATTCGAGGAGAAACTTAATCATAAAAGAATCTATCGGTTGATGAAAGTGGCTGGTTTACGCTCTGTCATTCGTGTCAAGAAGAAGCAATATAAACGCTCTACACCTCAACATGTGGCAGACAATCTATTAAATCGTGAATTCACAGCCGAAAAACCAAATGAGAAATGGGTAACGGACGTTACAGAATTTAAGTATGGCCAATCAAAAAAGGCCTATTTAAGTGCGATTCGTGATCTTTATGACGGATCTATTATCAGTTATGTTCTAGGACACTCCAATAATAATCAACTTGTATTTAAGACATTTGATCAAGCCACAGTACGATTAAATGGGGAATACCCTCTTATCCATAGTGATCGTGGATTCCAATACACATCTAAAGGGTTCAAACGTAAGGTAGACACGGCAAAGATGACACAAAGCATGTCACGAGTGGGGCGTTGTATTGATAATGGACCAATGGAATCTTTTTTTGGAACTCTGAAGTGTGAGAAATATTATTTGAACAAATATAAGACATTCGAGGAACTTTCTATTGCGATAGATGAGTACATCCATTTTTATAATCATGAAAGATACCAAAAACGATTAAAAGGCCTTAGCCCTATAGAATATAGAGCTAAAGCCGTTTAA
- the bioA gene encoding adenosylmethionine--8-amino-7-oxononanoate transaminase, protein MNNEQLLEKSKEHLWLPFTQMTDYERDPLIIESGNGIRVKDIYGKEYLDGYSSLWLNIHGHQKKEINDAIKGQLDSIAHSTLLGAANVPAIELADKLIQLAPNNLKRVFYSDSGATSVEIAIKMAFQYWQNKGVSKKKKFVTLTNGYHGDTVGAISVGAVELFHRVYGELMFETIKAPFPLVYRSPYENEDEICNHALDELKTIFEENHEEIAGITVESMVQGAGGMHIMPKGYLKGVEQLCHEFDILLIVDEVATGFGRTGKMFAVEHENVQPDIMTMAKGITGGYLPIAATLTTEKIFHAFYGEYHELKTFFHGHSYTGNQLGCAAALANLKIYEEENIIKQVQQKSDFVSQQLKEVAKLDHVGDVRQLGLMCGIELVHNKETKEPFPWELRVAYETTLDMRERGMLTRPLGDIIVFMPPLASSESELQEMIQIMKKSIETTTTKLALSISN, encoded by the coding sequence ATGAATAATGAACAACTATTAGAAAAAAGTAAGGAACACCTGTGGTTACCATTCACTCAGATGACCGACTATGAACGTGATCCTCTTATTATTGAGAGCGGGAATGGTATTCGTGTGAAAGATATATATGGCAAAGAATACTTAGATGGCTACTCTTCACTATGGTTAAATATTCACGGTCACCAAAAGAAAGAAATCAATGACGCAATTAAAGGTCAATTAGATTCAATTGCGCACTCTACCTTACTTGGAGCAGCTAATGTTCCGGCTATCGAACTTGCTGATAAACTCATCCAACTCGCACCAAATAATTTAAAACGTGTCTTCTACTCTGATAGTGGTGCTACATCAGTCGAGATTGCAATTAAAATGGCTTTTCAATATTGGCAAAATAAAGGTGTTTCAAAGAAAAAGAAGTTTGTTACATTAACGAACGGATACCATGGAGATACTGTCGGTGCGATTAGTGTTGGAGCTGTTGAACTGTTTCATCGTGTCTATGGTGAACTTATGTTTGAAACGATTAAAGCACCTTTTCCACTCGTTTATCGTAGCCCATATGAGAATGAAGATGAGATATGTAATCACGCACTAGATGAATTGAAAACGATTTTCGAAGAAAACCATGAAGAAATTGCTGGAATAACAGTAGAATCAATGGTTCAAGGTGCAGGTGGTATGCATATTATGCCTAAAGGTTACTTAAAAGGTGTTGAGCAACTTTGCCATGAATTTGATATTTTACTTATCGTGGACGAGGTCGCAACTGGCTTTGGACGAACAGGTAAAATGTTTGCAGTAGAGCATGAAAATGTACAACCAGATATCATGACGATGGCAAAAGGAATAACTGGTGGATATCTACCAATCGCAGCAACTCTAACAACCGAAAAAATTTTCCATGCATTCTACGGTGAGTATCACGAATTAAAAACATTTTTTCATGGACACTCTTATACTGGAAATCAACTAGGTTGCGCTGCTGCACTAGCAAATCTTAAAATCTATGAAGAAGAAAATATCATAAAACAAGTACAGCAAAAGAGCGATTTTGTGTCTCAACAATTGAAAGAAGTAGCAAAGCTTGATCATGTAGGTGATGTCCGTCAATTAGGACTAATGTGTGGAATTGAGCTTGTACACAATAAAGAGACTAAAGAACCTTTCCCATGGGAACTACGTGTTGCTTATGAGACAACATTAGACATGCGCGAACGTGGCATGCTAACTCGACCACTTGGAGATATAATTGTTTTTATGCCTCCACTTGCTAGCTCTGAATCTGAATTACAAGAAATGATCCAAATAATGAAGAAATCTATTGAGACAACTACAACAAAATTAGCTCTCTCCATCTCTAATTAA